A genomic segment from Archangium lipolyticum encodes:
- a CDS encoding bifunctional glycosyltransferase/class I SAM-dependent methyltransferase codes for MSPSPSFIIPFTPASAPAASRFAHLLAARGAEVILAGEGPLDVPSGPNVNVLPGLPGKGAAIRAALGRVTGDITVLQDADTAYPLESYEALCRPIREDAADAVFGSRRMPSRDAEVLADKALGHVTRFVTDVSLTDPLSGQRAFRTEALKSVSLTSEDDSVDAEIVVKLAAQLFRLAEVPLVLDTAPHQPLASQLARLRTLMRYATVRNDADNQHEGYNTLERMDGASNYNAWLGQRFREHLGRRVLEIGAGIGTITEQLEPGLELLIALEVDRFYVDRLRNKFRGRPHVRPYLSDVALADWESLKAERLDTIVLSNVLEHIPDDASAVRRFRQILPPGGRVVVLVPALPQLFGAIDEAVGHHRRYTMPGLRSVLEGNGFEVERLEWMNLVGIPGWFMNSRVMRRRSVPKLQLKVYDRIAPFLARAESQVKLPVGMSLFAVARATGGAA; via the coding sequence GTGAGTCCGTCTCCCTCCTTCATCATCCCCTTCACCCCCGCGTCCGCCCCGGCCGCCTCCCGTTTCGCCCACCTGCTCGCCGCCCGGGGGGCCGAGGTCATCCTCGCCGGAGAGGGGCCGCTCGATGTGCCCTCCGGGCCGAACGTGAACGTGCTCCCGGGGCTGCCTGGCAAGGGAGCGGCCATCCGAGCGGCGCTCGGCCGGGTGACGGGAGATATCACCGTCCTCCAGGACGCGGACACGGCCTACCCGCTGGAGTCGTACGAGGCGCTGTGCCGGCCCATCCGCGAGGACGCGGCGGACGCGGTCTTCGGCAGCCGGCGGATGCCCTCGCGGGACGCGGAGGTGCTGGCGGACAAGGCCCTGGGTCACGTCACCCGCTTCGTCACGGACGTGTCGCTGACGGATCCGCTCTCTGGCCAGCGCGCCTTCCGCACCGAGGCGCTCAAGTCGGTGTCGCTCACCAGCGAGGATGACTCGGTGGACGCGGAGATCGTCGTGAAGCTGGCGGCGCAGCTCTTCCGGCTGGCCGAGGTGCCGCTGGTGCTGGACACGGCGCCGCACCAGCCGCTGGCCTCGCAGCTGGCGCGGCTGCGCACGCTGATGCGCTACGCCACGGTACGCAACGACGCGGACAACCAGCACGAGGGCTACAACACGCTGGAGCGCATGGACGGCGCCAGCAACTACAACGCGTGGCTGGGCCAGCGCTTCCGCGAGCACCTGGGCCGGCGCGTGCTGGAGATTGGCGCGGGCATCGGCACCATCACCGAGCAGCTGGAGCCGGGGCTGGAGCTGCTCATCGCGCTCGAGGTGGACCGCTTCTACGTGGACCGGCTGCGCAACAAGTTCCGCGGCCGGCCGCACGTCAGGCCGTACCTGTCGGACGTGGCGCTCGCGGACTGGGAGTCGCTGAAGGCCGAGCGGCTGGACACCATCGTGCTGTCCAACGTGCTGGAGCATATCCCGGACGACGCCTCGGCGGTGCGGCGCTTCCGGCAGATCCTGCCCCCGGGCGGCCGGGTGGTGGTGCTGGTGCCGGCGCTGCCGCAGCTCTTCGGGGCCATCGACGAGGCGGTGGGACACCACCGGCGCTACACGATGCCCGGCCTGCGCTCCGTGCTGGAGGGCAACGGCTTCGAGGTGGAGCGGCTCGAGTGGATGAACCTGGTGGGGATTCCGGGCTGGTTCATGAACAGCCGGGTGATGCGCCGCCGCTCGGTACCGAAGTTGCAGCTCAAGGTGTATGACCGCATCGCTCCGTTCTTGGCGCGAGCCGAGAGTCAGGTGAAGCTGCCCGTGGGAATGAGCCTCTTCGCGGTGGCGCGCGCCACTGGAGGTGCCGCATGA
- a CDS encoding glycosyltransferase family 4 protein — protein sequence MKIALVVHDYERGFGHSRYVVELAERFRQKHEVHVFADRIDRSGSEGITFHHVPAVRTTALVSVLSFYASATLQLGRARGFDIIHGQGLIAAQANVLTAHICNRSWFQAQRALGYDYTPRQRIFENVLVPLEDRLYRKSGASVIAISHRLEEELRTLHGSRAPIHVVPHGVDVERFHPSLRGQVRSEVRARLGIAPEERCALFVGDLRKGAAVTVEALSRVPDLSLDVVTRSDTASLRARVERLGLGKRVRFHPPTATVERFYAAADLFVCPTPYDAFGMVVTEAMACGLPVIVSRAAGASELITHREDGLLLEDAGDIEGLAAGLRELAVDRDFAERVGRAARARTETLTWDEVARRTLQVYEQVLERRA from the coding sequence ATGAAGATCGCCCTGGTGGTGCACGACTACGAGCGCGGCTTCGGTCACAGCCGCTACGTCGTCGAGCTGGCCGAGCGCTTCCGCCAGAAGCACGAGGTGCATGTCTTCGCCGACCGCATCGACCGGAGCGGCTCGGAGGGCATCACCTTCCACCACGTGCCCGCGGTGCGCACCACCGCGCTGGTCAGCGTGCTGTCCTTCTATGCGTCCGCCACGCTCCAACTGGGACGCGCCCGGGGTTTCGACATCATCCACGGCCAGGGGCTCATCGCCGCGCAGGCCAACGTCCTCACCGCGCACATCTGCAACCGCTCGTGGTTCCAGGCCCAGCGCGCGCTCGGCTACGACTACACCCCGCGCCAGCGCATCTTCGAGAACGTGCTGGTGCCGCTGGAGGACCGGCTCTACCGGAAGTCCGGCGCTTCCGTCATCGCCATCTCCCACAGGCTGGAGGAGGAGCTGCGCACCCTGCACGGGAGCCGGGCCCCCATCCACGTCGTTCCGCACGGCGTGGACGTGGAGCGCTTCCACCCCTCGCTGCGCGGGCAGGTGCGGAGCGAGGTGCGCGCGCGGCTCGGCATCGCGCCGGAGGAGCGGTGCGCGCTCTTCGTGGGAGACCTGCGCAAGGGCGCCGCCGTCACCGTGGAGGCGCTCTCCCGTGTCCCGGACCTCTCGCTGGACGTGGTCACCCGGAGCGACACCGCCTCGCTGCGCGCCCGGGTGGAGCGGCTCGGGTTGGGCAAGCGGGTGCGTTTCCACCCGCCCACGGCCACGGTCGAGCGCTTCTATGCCGCGGCGGACCTCTTCGTCTGCCCCACGCCGTATGACGCCTTCGGCATGGTCGTCACCGAGGCCATGGCCTGCGGGCTGCCCGTCATCGTCTCGCGAGCCGCCGGGGCCTCCGAGCTCATCACCCACCGCGAGGACGGGCTGCTGCTGGAGGACGCCGGGGACATCGAGGGGCTCGCGGCGGGCCTGCGGGAGCTGGCCGTGGACAGGGACTTCGCGGAGCGCGTGGGCCGGGCGGCACGGGCCCGGACGGAGACGCTGACCTGGGATGAAGTGGCGAGGCGGACGCTCCAGGTGTACGAGCAGGTGCTGGAGAGGCGTGCATGA
- a CDS encoding glycosyltransferase family 4 protein, translated as MSRTESPLRLALLMDPLEEGWPSMDLAGEALHQQFHGPLAEAVYVTSMRPKLLPLARKLPVLRDRREALNVDRVLTRFLAYPARTALGRRGQDAWHVVDHTYAQLVHTLPPGRAGVYCHDLDAFRSILEPYKERRPAWFKAMAWTTLKGLQRAAVVFHSTGAVREELLRHGVVPAERLVHAPLGVSEEYGPEPVPGDTSDEVLRPLGGRPYVLHVGSGIPRKRLDVLFEVFAAMRRQHPDLRLVQQGAALNEAQLAQVARLGIGDALLQPAKLDRATLAGLYRKAKAVLVTSESEGFGLPVIEALACGTPVVASDIPVLREVGGDAANYAAVGNTVAWTEAVHGVLSAPESDAARSRRIERGRGYSWTNHARIILDTYRRLAGR; from the coding sequence ATGAGCCGCACCGAGAGCCCCCTGCGTCTGGCGTTGCTGATGGACCCGCTCGAGGAGGGCTGGCCGAGCATGGACCTCGCGGGCGAGGCGCTGCACCAGCAGTTCCACGGTCCGCTGGCCGAAGCGGTGTACGTGACGTCGATGCGCCCGAAGCTGTTGCCCCTGGCGCGCAAGCTGCCGGTGCTGCGGGACAGGCGCGAGGCGCTCAACGTGGACCGGGTGCTCACGCGCTTCCTCGCGTACCCGGCCCGGACGGCCCTGGGCAGACGCGGGCAGGACGCCTGGCACGTGGTGGACCACACGTATGCGCAGCTCGTGCACACGCTCCCGCCCGGCCGCGCGGGCGTGTACTGCCATGACCTGGATGCCTTCCGCAGCATCCTCGAGCCCTATAAGGAGCGGAGGCCGGCCTGGTTCAAGGCGATGGCCTGGACCACGCTGAAGGGACTGCAACGTGCGGCCGTGGTGTTCCACAGCACGGGCGCGGTGCGAGAGGAGCTGCTGCGCCACGGAGTGGTGCCCGCCGAGCGGCTGGTGCATGCACCCCTGGGAGTCTCGGAGGAGTACGGACCCGAGCCGGTGCCGGGAGACACGAGCGACGAGGTGCTGCGCCCCCTGGGTGGACGGCCCTACGTGCTGCACGTGGGCAGCGGGATTCCGCGCAAGCGCCTGGACGTGCTCTTCGAGGTATTCGCCGCGATGCGCCGCCAACATCCGGACCTGCGGCTGGTGCAGCAGGGCGCGGCGCTGAACGAGGCCCAGCTGGCCCAGGTGGCGAGGCTCGGCATTGGCGACGCGCTGCTACAGCCCGCGAAGCTCGACCGGGCGACGCTGGCGGGGCTGTACCGGAAGGCGAAGGCGGTGCTGGTGACGAGCGAGTCCGAGGGTTTCGGGCTGCCCGTCATCGAGGCGCTGGCCTGCGGCACGCCCGTGGTGGCGAGCGACATCCCGGTGCTGCGCGAGGTAGGCGGGGATGCCGCCAACTACGCAGCGGTGGGTAACACCGTGGCGTGGACGGAGGCGGTACACGGCGTCTTGAGCGCACCGGAATCCGATGCGGCCCGGAGCCGGCGCATCGAGCGCGGGCGCGGCTACTCGTGGACGAACCACGCGCGCATCATCCTGGACACGTACCGCCGGCTCGCCGGGCGCTGA
- a CDS encoding P-II family nitrogen regulator encodes MKKIEAIIKPFKLDDVKDALHEVGVHGLTAVEVKGFGRQKGHTELYKGAEYVVDFLPKVKVEVVVDDDLVQRVVDAIVRAARSGPDGKIGDGKIFVLPVDEAVRIRTGERGSDAL; translated from the coding sequence ATGAAGAAGATCGAAGCCATCATCAAGCCGTTCAAGCTGGATGACGTGAAGGACGCCCTTCACGAGGTGGGCGTGCACGGTCTCACCGCGGTGGAGGTGAAGGGGTTCGGCCGGCAGAAGGGCCACACGGAGCTCTACAAGGGCGCCGAGTACGTGGTGGACTTCCTCCCCAAGGTGAAGGTGGAGGTGGTGGTGGACGACGACCTGGTGCAGCGCGTGGTGGACGCCATCGTGCGCGCGGCGCGCTCGGGCCCCGACGGGAAGATTGGCGACGGGAAGATCTTCGTCCTGCCGGTGGACGAGGCCGTGCGCATCCGCACGGGGGAGCGCGGTAGCGACGCGCTGTGA
- a CDS encoding glycosyltransferase family 4 protein: MTTPTRRRLVFICESGTDVRLVTGLKQRFELTLLLRPAFGPRTINWKDEGPEPVRIVEGPAGRVAFAAYAGAWLLRHRAEFDAVLAQNAGVASLAANVTRGVTRAPTYLLICSPNIAYFQCRYSRGEIGLPAYVAGRTLLEAARAANALLADRYLVLSDYLGREVSLGRTEKVRLVPLYGVDTSRFTPVSAEEKRRLRAKLGLPEEGFLIFFSSRVAPEKDTESLLDACALLRAQGRSFWMLNLSGGHKRLKELAMERGLGNCTLARDAVDPIRELPAYYQASDVCAQVSLEEGLGFSPLEALACEVPVVATSVGGLRETIVDGETGLSVPVRSPRRLAAALARVMDEPETFLAMARNGRRMVQERFEASRCFDAFAGLVEQELASRR, translated from the coding sequence ATGACGACCCCCACCCGCCGCCGGCTGGTGTTCATTTGCGAGAGTGGTACCGACGTGCGTCTGGTGACGGGGCTGAAGCAGCGCTTCGAGCTGACGCTGCTGCTGCGCCCCGCCTTCGGACCGCGCACCATCAACTGGAAGGACGAGGGCCCCGAGCCCGTCCGCATCGTGGAGGGGCCCGCCGGGCGGGTCGCCTTCGCCGCGTACGCCGGGGCGTGGCTCCTGCGGCACCGCGCGGAGTTCGACGCCGTGCTGGCGCAGAACGCGGGCGTGGCCTCGCTGGCCGCCAACGTCACGCGTGGCGTCACCCGTGCTCCCACGTACCTGCTCATCTGCAGCCCCAACATCGCCTACTTCCAGTGCCGCTACTCGCGCGGGGAGATTGGCCTGCCGGCCTATGTCGCCGGGCGCACGTTGTTGGAGGCGGCACGTGCGGCCAACGCGCTGCTGGCGGATCGCTACCTCGTCCTCAGTGACTACCTGGGGCGCGAGGTGTCACTCGGGCGGACGGAGAAGGTGCGCCTGGTGCCCCTCTACGGGGTGGACACGTCGCGCTTCACGCCGGTGTCCGCCGAGGAGAAGCGGCGGCTGCGCGCGAAGCTGGGCCTGCCCGAGGAGGGCTTCCTCATCTTCTTCTCCAGCCGGGTGGCCCCGGAGAAGGACACCGAGTCGCTCCTGGATGCCTGTGCCCTGCTGCGTGCGCAGGGGCGCTCCTTCTGGATGCTCAACCTGAGTGGTGGGCACAAACGGCTGAAGGAGCTGGCCATGGAGCGGGGCCTGGGGAACTGCACCCTCGCTCGTGACGCGGTGGACCCGATACGCGAGCTGCCCGCGTACTACCAGGCCTCGGACGTGTGCGCGCAGGTGTCGCTGGAGGAGGGGCTCGGGTTCTCTCCGCTCGAGGCGCTGGCGTGCGAGGTGCCCGTGGTGGCCACGTCCGTTGGCGGACTGCGGGAGACGATCGTCGATGGCGAGACGGGCCTCTCCGTTCCGGTGCGCTCGCCCCGGAGGCTCGCCGCGGCCCTGGCCCGGGTGATGGACGAGCCGGAGACGTTCCTCGCCATGGCCCGGAACGGGCGGCGCATGGTCCAGGAGCGTTTCGAGGCCTCGCGCTGCTTCGATGCCTTCGCCGGGCTGGTGGAACAGGAACTGGCCTCCCGGCGCTGA
- a CDS encoding GumC family protein, whose product MEETPNEAPEAQEPALDVMQYVRALWRRKWLIVGVTAVMALVGTLYTLRQPKIYSTSTSLIIDVAAPRVLDTEVKEVMGDERSNYWANKEYYQTQNEVITSRAVASRVVDRLGLQNDAAFLGVEGIKDEEARKKAMASIDAVGLVRSRINVIPSVNSRVVRIAVEDVDPDRAARLANEVAEAYIAENLNLRLKTTEGASAWLEERMSELGARANGSELNLFKFKRGADMLSMSIDKKGAPQQSTAKLAYDTYMATLIAVRTKIAGLQARVDSMRQLRKSASPESEHWAEGLSEASEGALRDLRTRVLEQRTACVELSGRYLPDHPKMQECQQKLSVMQQELRRSLENLVRGAETDLAAAQANERNLLSLVEKAKAEAFQVTEKEIQYEKLQREAENDQRMYEMVLKRFKELEVSGLLRTSNVRVLDPALPNRVPVRPNTRNSVLLFVMLGLLGGVAVVLGLEFLDASVASRADVEERLGLSFIGVMPPLVPRDGGPVDLYIHRHPRSPAAEMCRAIRTNLLFMSPDKPFRTMVVSSVEPSDGKSTAVINLGMVMAQTGTRVLLMDTDLRRPRLHRAFGVPDDVGVSSLVVGEGSLEGAIKPTDVPNLFVLPGGPLPPNPAELLHTRAFSELLGKLRERFDCILLDSPPLGPVSDALVLSKQTDGILLVLKAGTTHREKAKRAIRSLRDVKAHIIGALLNHVDMKNGRYGGEYGGYNSYLGYGGERDERTVS is encoded by the coding sequence GTGGAAGAGACCCCCAACGAGGCCCCCGAGGCCCAGGAGCCCGCGCTGGACGTCATGCAGTACGTCCGCGCGCTCTGGCGCCGCAAGTGGCTCATCGTCGGCGTGACGGCCGTGATGGCCCTGGTCGGCACGCTCTACACCCTGCGCCAGCCGAAAATCTATTCGACCAGCACCTCCCTCATCATCGACGTCGCCGCGCCCCGCGTGCTCGACACCGAGGTCAAGGAGGTCATGGGCGACGAGCGCAGCAACTACTGGGCGAACAAGGAGTACTACCAGACGCAGAACGAGGTCATCACCTCGCGCGCGGTGGCCTCCCGGGTGGTGGACAGGCTGGGCCTGCAGAACGACGCGGCCTTCCTCGGCGTGGAGGGCATCAAGGACGAGGAGGCGCGCAAGAAGGCCATGGCCTCCATCGACGCGGTGGGGCTGGTGCGCTCGCGCATCAACGTCATCCCCTCGGTCAACTCGCGCGTGGTGCGCATCGCCGTGGAGGACGTGGACCCCGACCGCGCGGCGCGGCTGGCCAACGAGGTGGCCGAGGCCTACATCGCGGAGAACCTCAACCTGCGCTTGAAGACCACCGAGGGCGCCAGCGCCTGGCTCGAGGAGCGGATGAGCGAGCTAGGGGCGCGTGCCAACGGCAGCGAGCTGAACCTCTTCAAGTTCAAGCGCGGCGCGGACATGCTCTCCATGTCCATCGACAAGAAGGGCGCGCCGCAGCAGAGCACGGCGAAGCTGGCGTACGACACGTACATGGCCACGCTCATCGCGGTGCGCACGAAGATCGCCGGGCTCCAGGCCCGGGTGGACTCCATGCGCCAGCTGCGCAAGAGCGCCAGCCCCGAGTCGGAGCACTGGGCCGAGGGCCTGTCGGAGGCCAGCGAGGGCGCCCTGCGCGACCTGCGCACCCGGGTGCTGGAGCAGCGCACCGCCTGCGTGGAGCTGTCCGGGCGCTATCTGCCGGATCACCCCAAGATGCAGGAGTGCCAGCAGAAGCTGTCCGTGATGCAGCAGGAGCTGCGGCGCAGTCTGGAGAACCTCGTGCGCGGCGCGGAGACGGACCTGGCGGCCGCCCAGGCCAACGAGCGCAACCTCCTGTCGCTGGTGGAGAAGGCCAAGGCCGAGGCCTTCCAGGTGACGGAGAAGGAAATCCAGTACGAGAAGCTCCAGCGCGAGGCGGAGAACGACCAGCGCATGTACGAGATGGTCCTCAAGCGCTTCAAGGAGCTGGAGGTGTCGGGCCTGCTGCGCACCAGCAACGTGCGTGTGCTGGACCCGGCGCTGCCCAACCGCGTGCCGGTGCGGCCCAACACCCGCAACTCGGTGCTGCTCTTCGTCATGCTGGGCCTGCTGGGAGGCGTGGCGGTGGTGCTGGGGCTGGAGTTCCTCGACGCGAGCGTGGCCAGCCGCGCGGACGTGGAGGAGCGGCTGGGGCTGTCCTTCATCGGCGTCATGCCGCCGCTGGTGCCCAGGGACGGAGGCCCGGTGGACCTGTACATCCATCGCCACCCGCGCTCGCCGGCGGCGGAGATGTGCCGGGCCATCCGCACCAACCTGCTCTTCATGTCTCCGGACAAGCCCTTCCGCACGATGGTGGTGAGCTCCGTCGAGCCCTCCGACGGCAAGTCCACGGCCGTCATCAACCTGGGCATGGTGATGGCGCAGACGGGCACCCGGGTGCTGTTGATGGACACGGACCTGCGCCGGCCGCGCCTGCACCGGGCCTTCGGCGTGCCCGACGACGTGGGCGTCAGCTCCCTGGTGGTGGGCGAGGGCTCGCTGGAGGGCGCCATCAAGCCCACCGACGTGCCCAACCTCTTCGTCCTGCCCGGCGGGCCGCTGCCGCCCAACCCCGCCGAGCTGCTCCACACCCGCGCCTTCTCCGAGCTGCTCGGCAAGCTGCGCGAGCGCTTCGACTGCATCCTGCTGGACAGCCCGCCCCTGGGGCCCGTGTCCGACGCGCTCGTCCTCTCCAAGCAGACGGACGGCATCCTCCTGGTGCTCAAGGCCGGCACCACCCACCGCGAGAAGGCCAAGCGGGCCATCCGCTCGCTGCGCGACGTGAAAGCCCACATCATCGGCGCTCTTCTCAACCACGTGGACATGAAGAATGGTAGGTACGGGGGCGAGTACGGCGGTTACAACTCCTACCTCGGCTACGGCGGCGAGCGCGACGAGCGCACCGTCTCCTGA
- a CDS encoding glycosyltransferase: MKVLQLGKYYAPYRGGMETHLSGLCEELVGRVELEVLVSNTVPRTVHEVVRGVSVTRCAELVKVASTSLNPTLPLELSRRRYDLLHMHFPHPMAVMGYLGSVRPRRHGLVITYHSDVVRQKRLLKLYGPFMRRALERADAILVGSPNYVETSEALRPHRAKCHVVPFGIDVTRFTRTPEREAAAAAVRARYGGAPLLMGVGRLVYYKGFDHAIRALSQVADAHLLLVGEGPLRAELEALARESGVAGRVHFLGNLGDEALLSLYYACDAFVLSSVTRAEAFALVQLEAMACGLPIINTALDSGVPFVSRHEESGLTVPPGDEAALAAAMKRMLANPEQRRAWGEAGRARVLAEFTQARMGERVLDVYRRVLDGGRARR, encoded by the coding sequence ATGAAGGTCCTCCAACTCGGCAAGTACTACGCCCCCTACCGGGGCGGCATGGAGACACACCTGTCGGGCCTGTGCGAGGAGCTCGTGGGCCGCGTGGAGCTGGAGGTGCTCGTCTCCAACACGGTCCCGCGCACGGTGCACGAGGTGGTGCGTGGCGTGTCCGTCACCCGCTGCGCCGAGCTGGTCAAGGTGGCCTCCACCTCGCTCAACCCCACGCTGCCGCTGGAGCTGTCGCGGCGCCGGTATGACCTGCTGCACATGCACTTCCCGCACCCCATGGCGGTGATGGGGTACCTGGGGAGCGTGCGGCCGAGGCGGCACGGGCTCGTCATCACCTACCACAGCGACGTGGTCCGACAGAAACGGCTGCTGAAGCTGTACGGGCCCTTCATGCGGCGGGCGCTGGAGCGCGCGGACGCCATCCTGGTGGGCTCGCCCAACTACGTGGAGACGTCCGAGGCGCTGCGCCCGCACCGGGCGAAGTGCCACGTGGTGCCCTTCGGCATCGACGTGACGCGCTTCACGCGCACGCCCGAGCGCGAGGCGGCCGCCGCGGCCGTGCGGGCCCGGTACGGCGGGGCGCCGCTGCTGATGGGGGTGGGGCGGCTCGTCTATTACAAGGGCTTCGACCACGCCATTCGCGCGCTGAGCCAGGTGGCGGACGCGCACCTGCTGCTGGTGGGTGAGGGCCCGCTGCGCGCGGAGCTGGAGGCGCTGGCCCGGGAGAGCGGCGTGGCCGGGCGCGTCCACTTCCTCGGGAACCTGGGGGACGAGGCGCTCCTGTCGCTGTACTACGCGTGCGACGCCTTCGTGCTGTCCTCCGTCACCCGCGCCGAGGCCTTCGCGCTGGTGCAGCTGGAGGCCATGGCCTGCGGGCTGCCCATCATCAACACCGCGCTGGATTCGGGAGTGCCCTTCGTCAGCCGCCACGAGGAGAGCGGGCTGACCGTGCCGCCGGGAGACGAGGCGGCGCTGGCCGCGGCCATGAAGCGGATGCTGGCGAACCCCGAGCAGCGGCGGGCCTGGGGTGAGGCGGGCCGCGCACGCGTGCTGGCCGAGTTCACCCAGGCGCGCATGGGCGAGCGTGTGCTCGACGTGTACCGGCGGGTCCTGGACGGAGGAAGGGCGCGGCGATGA
- a CDS encoding glycosyltransferase family 4 protein, with translation MSGQREDGLGVSWHLLTGEYPPQPGGVSDHTWQVSEGLAREGCAVHVWAPGERQDTPPPEGVTVHRLPEGFGPRGLLRMERELERLPGPKRLLVQYVPHAFGYRAMNVPFALWLARRRGDEMWTFFHEVTFPWGWDRPWRHNVLGAVTRVMAALVMARTDRLFVSTPWWKERLPRPPRRAPIEWLPVPSNLSTRPSPDRVESARASLRTSPDTVLLGHLGTYGEPLVTMLEETLPGLLRRDSRRLAVLTGRGSTRFAEQLTGRHPELAGRVRALGGLPGDELAATLKACDVLLQPFPDGLSTRRSSAMAGLGLGVPLVSNAGSATEPLWHGSGALALAPEASSVSVRETAEALLSAPDTWSALGQRGADFYTENFSLTHTLEVLLDRAPARVVEDT, from the coding sequence ATGAGCGGGCAGCGCGAGGACGGGCTCGGCGTCTCCTGGCACCTCCTCACCGGCGAGTACCCGCCCCAACCCGGCGGGGTGAGCGACCACACGTGGCAGGTGTCCGAGGGGCTCGCGCGCGAAGGCTGCGCCGTCCACGTCTGGGCTCCGGGCGAGCGCCAGGACACCCCGCCCCCCGAGGGCGTCACCGTGCACCGGCTCCCCGAGGGCTTCGGCCCGCGAGGCCTGCTGCGGATGGAGCGCGAGCTGGAGAGGCTTCCCGGCCCGAAGCGGCTGCTGGTGCAGTACGTGCCCCACGCCTTTGGTTACCGGGCGATGAACGTCCCCTTCGCGCTGTGGCTCGCGAGGCGCAGGGGAGACGAGATGTGGACGTTCTTCCACGAGGTCACCTTCCCCTGGGGTTGGGACCGGCCGTGGCGCCACAACGTGCTGGGCGCCGTCACGCGGGTGATGGCGGCGCTCGTGATGGCCCGGACGGACCGGCTCTTCGTCTCCACGCCGTGGTGGAAGGAGCGCCTGCCCCGGCCACCGCGCCGGGCGCCCATCGAATGGCTGCCCGTGCCGAGCAACCTCTCCACGCGGCCGTCCCCGGACAGGGTGGAGAGCGCCCGGGCCTCGCTGCGCACGAGCCCGGACACCGTGCTGCTCGGCCACCTGGGGACGTACGGTGAGCCCCTCGTGACGATGCTGGAGGAGACACTGCCCGGGCTGCTGCGGCGGGACTCACGCCGGCTGGCGGTGCTGACGGGCCGGGGAAGCACGCGCTTCGCGGAGCAACTCACCGGGCGCCACCCGGAGCTCGCCGGACGCGTGCGCGCGCTGGGAGGGCTGCCCGGGGACGAGCTGGCCGCCACGCTGAAGGCCTGCGACGTGCTCCTGCAGCCCTTCCCCGATGGGCTGAGCACGCGCCGCAGCAGCGCCATGGCGGGGCTGGGGCTGGGCGTGCCGCTGGTGTCCAACGCCGGCTCCGCCACCGAGCCCCTGTGGCATGGCTCTGGCGCGCTCGCGCTGGCCCCCGAGGCCTCGAGCGTCTCGGTGCGGGAGACGGCCGAGGCCCTGCTGTCCGCGCCGGACACATGGTCCGCCCTGGGCCAGCGTGGCGCCGATTTCTATACGGAGAATTTCTCACTCACACATACGCTGGAGGTGCTGCTGGACCGAGCGCCCGCGCGCGTGGTGGAGGACACATGA